Proteins encoded together in one Mycobacterium simiae window:
- a CDS encoding serine hydrolase domain-containing protein — translation MNLEGNQASIREVCDAGLLAGAVTVVWQRGEILQINEIGYRDVDAGLPMQKDTLFRIASMTKPVTVAAIMTMVDEGKLTLKDPIALWAPELADVRVLDDRHGPLDRTHPVNRAILIEDLLTHTSGLAYGFSVSGPISRAYLRLPFNQGPDVWLAELAKLPLVHQPGERVTYSHSIDLLGVIASRIDGKPFHQVLDERVLGPAGMVDTGFFVSVQARRRAATMYSLDDDHRLRHDVMGPPHITPPAFCNAGGGLWSTAEDYLRFVRMLLGDGSVDGVRVLSPESVRLMRTDRLTDEQKRHDFLGAPYWMGRGFGLNLSVVTDPAKAAPLFGPGGVGTFSWPGAYGTWWQADPTADLILIYLIQNLPDLTVDAATAVAGNTSLAKLRTAQPKFVRRTYQALGL, via the coding sequence GTGAATCTCGAAGGCAATCAGGCATCCATCCGCGAGGTCTGTGACGCCGGCCTGCTCGCCGGTGCGGTGACGGTGGTGTGGCAACGCGGAGAGATCCTGCAGATCAACGAGATCGGCTACCGCGACGTCGACGCCGGTCTGCCCATGCAGAAAGACACCTTGTTCCGCATCGCGTCGATGACCAAGCCGGTCACGGTAGCGGCGATCATGACCATGGTCGACGAGGGCAAGTTGACCCTCAAAGACCCCATCGCGCTGTGGGCTCCGGAGCTGGCCGACGTGCGGGTGCTCGACGACCGGCACGGCCCCCTGGACCGCACCCACCCGGTGAACCGGGCGATCCTGATCGAGGATCTGCTGACCCACACCAGCGGCCTGGCCTACGGATTCTCGGTGTCCGGGCCGATCTCGCGCGCCTACCTGCGGCTGCCGTTCAACCAGGGCCCGGACGTCTGGCTAGCGGAGCTGGCCAAGTTGCCGCTGGTGCATCAGCCCGGCGAACGGGTCACCTACAGCCACTCGATAGACCTGTTGGGCGTCATCGCTTCTCGGATCGACGGCAAACCCTTCCACCAGGTGCTCGACGAGCGGGTGCTGGGGCCGGCGGGGATGGTCGACACCGGATTCTTCGTCTCCGTGCAGGCCCGCCGACGCGCCGCGACCATGTATTCGCTCGACGATGATCATCGGCTGCGACACGACGTGATGGGTCCCCCGCACATCACGCCGCCCGCGTTCTGCAACGCCGGCGGCGGGTTGTGGTCGACCGCCGAGGACTACCTGCGGTTCGTTCGCATGCTGCTCGGCGATGGAAGCGTGGACGGGGTACGCGTGCTCTCGCCCGAATCGGTCCGGCTGATGCGGACCGACCGGCTGACCGACGAGCAGAAGCGGCACGACTTCCTGGGTGCGCCGTACTGGATGGGACGCGGTTTCGGGCTGAACCTGTCGGTGGTGACCGATCCCGCTAAGGCCGCACCATTGTTCGGGCCGGGCGGGGTGGGCACGTTCAGCTGGCCGGGCGCGTACGGCACGTGGTGGCAGGCCGATCCGACGGCGGATCTGATCCTGATCTATCTCATTCAGAACCTGCCCGACCTGACCGTCGATGCGGCGACCGCCGTCGCAGGCAACACGTCCTTGGCGAAACTGCGCACCGCCCAACCGAAGTTCGTTCGCCGCACCTATCAGGCGCTCGGCCTGTAG
- a CDS encoding DUF6065 family protein, with amino-acid sequence MSDPSNGQSCSLIGFVTRENAPQITPARSSRTWMREMAQDRKGWPNRCLPMLIANQSGWELRNPSAFTATWLGEENGVDVLIAPAKRDPDQLLPVSHFGDGILTWHLPLLFRTPPGYNLLVRGPANYPKDAVCALEGIVETDWASASFSMSWKFTRKLMPVRFDVDEPICVIVPQRRGELEKFVPELRCIASDIELQRKYEYFLSSRSETKRIEQTARLAAGEQVEWQGDYMQGRHTDGDAGAPDHQTRRQLRAFIPARQERPA; translated from the coding sequence GTGAGTGACCCCTCCAACGGGCAGTCGTGCTCGCTGATCGGCTTCGTCACCCGGGAGAATGCACCGCAGATCACACCGGCGCGGTCCAGCCGAACCTGGATGCGAGAGATGGCGCAAGACCGGAAGGGCTGGCCCAATAGGTGTCTGCCCATGCTGATCGCCAACCAAAGCGGTTGGGAGCTGCGCAATCCGAGCGCATTCACCGCCACCTGGCTGGGCGAGGAGAACGGCGTGGACGTGCTGATCGCGCCCGCCAAGCGCGATCCCGACCAGTTGCTGCCCGTCAGCCATTTCGGCGACGGCATTCTCACCTGGCATCTACCGCTGCTGTTTCGCACTCCGCCCGGCTACAATTTGCTCGTTCGCGGCCCAGCGAACTACCCCAAGGACGCCGTCTGCGCGCTGGAAGGAATCGTCGAGACCGATTGGGCGAGTGCAAGTTTCAGCATGAGCTGGAAATTCACCCGCAAGTTGATGCCGGTGCGCTTCGACGTCGACGAACCGATTTGCGTGATCGTGCCGCAGCGCCGGGGCGAGCTGGAGAAGTTCGTTCCCGAGCTCAGGTGCATTGCGTCCGACATCGAACTGCAGCGTAAGTACGAGTACTTCCTGAGCTCCCGCAGCGAGACGAAACGTATCGAACAAACCGCCCGGCTCGCCGCGGGCGAGCAGGTGGAATGGCAAGGCGACTACATGCAGGGCAGGCATACCGACGGCGACGCCGGGGCACCGGATCACCAGACCCGACGCCAGCTGCGCGCCTTCATTCCGGCACGGCAAGAAAGGCCGGCGTAA
- a CDS encoding dihydroorotase, translating into MTVLLRGVRLYGEGERVDVRIGSPGFEGQIAEIGTGLPIPDTADVIDATGHVLLPGFVDLHTHLREPGREYAEDIETGSAAAALGGYTAVFAMANTNPVADSPVVTDHVWHRGQQVGLVDVHPVGAVTVGLAGTELTEMGMMAAGAAQVRMFSDDGTCVHDPLIMRRALEYATGLGVLIAQHAEEPRLTVGAVAHEGPTASRLGLTGWPRAAEESIVARDALLARDAGARVHICHASTAGTVELLKWARGQGISITAEVTPHHLLLDDTTLVSYDGVNRVNPPLREAADAVALRQALADGIIDCVATDHAPHAEHEKCCEFSAARPGMLGLQTALSVVVQTMVAPGLLSWRDVARVMSENPARIVGLPDQGRPLAVGEPANLTVVDPDATWTVTGTDLASRSSNTPFESMTLPAVVTATLLRGKITARDGKSPA; encoded by the coding sequence GTGACAGTGCTGCTGCGCGGCGTTCGGTTGTACGGCGAAGGCGAGCGGGTGGACGTCCGGATCGGCAGCCCCGGTTTTGAAGGGCAGATCGCCGAAATCGGGACCGGACTGCCGATACCCGACACGGCCGACGTCATCGACGCGACCGGTCACGTGTTGTTGCCGGGCTTCGTGGACCTGCACACCCACCTGCGCGAACCCGGTCGCGAATACGCCGAGGACATCGAAACCGGCTCGGCCGCAGCCGCGCTGGGCGGCTACACCGCGGTGTTCGCGATGGCCAACACCAACCCGGTAGCCGACAGCCCGGTGGTCACCGATCACGTCTGGCACCGCGGTCAGCAGGTGGGGCTGGTGGATGTGCATCCGGTCGGCGCCGTCACCGTCGGGCTGGCCGGAACCGAGCTGACCGAGATGGGCATGATGGCGGCCGGTGCCGCGCAGGTGCGGATGTTCTCCGATGACGGCACCTGTGTGCACGATCCGCTGATCATGCGCCGGGCCCTGGAGTACGCCACCGGGCTCGGCGTGCTGATCGCCCAGCACGCCGAGGAGCCGAGGCTGACCGTCGGGGCGGTGGCGCACGAGGGGCCGACGGCGTCCCGGCTGGGACTCACGGGATGGCCCCGGGCCGCCGAGGAATCGATCGTCGCCCGCGACGCGCTGCTGGCCCGCGATGCCGGCGCCCGCGTGCACATCTGTCACGCCTCCACTGCGGGGACCGTCGAGCTGCTGAAATGGGCTAGGGGGCAAGGCATTTCGATAACCGCAGAGGTGACGCCGCATCATCTGTTGCTCGACGACACCACGCTGGTCAGCTACGACGGGGTTAACCGCGTGAATCCGCCGCTGCGCGAAGCCGCCGACGCGGTTGCGCTGCGCCAGGCGCTGGCCGACGGGATCATCGACTGTGTGGCCACCGATCATGCCCCGCACGCCGAGCACGAGAAATGCTGCGAGTTCTCCGCCGCCCGGCCCGGCATGCTGGGGTTGCAGACGGCGCTGTCGGTGGTGGTGCAGACGATGGTCGCACCCGGGCTGTTGAGCTGGCGGGACGTGGCCCGGGTGATGAGCGAAAACCCGGCGCGCATCGTCGGATTACCGGACCAGGGCCGCCCGCTCGCGGTGGGGGAGCCAGCCAACCTGACGGTCGTCGACCCCGACGCGACCTGGACGGTCACCGGGACAGACCTGGCCAGCCGGTCGTCCAACACGCCTTTCGAGTCGATGACGTTGCCCGCCGTCGTGACGGCCACGCTGTTGCGCGGCAAGATCACCGCCCGCGACGGGAAGAGCCCGGCATGA
- the pyrR gene encoding bifunctional pyr operon transcriptional regulator/uracil phosphoribosyltransferase PyrR yields MSAAGDSATGRELMSAADVGRTISRIAHQIIEKTALDGGPDAPRVVLLGIPTRGVILASRLAAHIGEFSGVEVGHGALDITLYRDDLNIKPPRPLEVTSIPVGGIDDALVILVDDVLYSGRSVRSALDALRDVGRPRAVQLAVLVDRGHRELPVRADYVGKNVPTSRTESVHVLLREHDDRDGVVLARDED; encoded by the coding sequence ATGAGTGCCGCGGGTGATTCCGCAACCGGTCGCGAATTGATGTCGGCGGCCGACGTGGGTCGAACCATTTCCCGTATCGCGCATCAGATCATCGAAAAGACCGCGCTCGACGGCGGTCCCGACGCACCCCGGGTGGTCCTGTTGGGCATCCCGACCCGCGGGGTAATCCTGGCTTCCCGCCTCGCCGCCCACATCGGCGAATTCAGCGGCGTCGAGGTCGGCCACGGGGCACTCGACATCACCTTGTACCGCGACGATTTGAACATCAAACCGCCGCGCCCGCTGGAGGTCACCTCGATCCCCGTCGGGGGCATCGACGACGCGCTGGTGATCCTCGTCGACGACGTGCTGTATTCGGGTCGCTCGGTGCGATCTGCGCTGGACGCGCTGCGCGACGTCGGCCGCCCGCGAGCCGTGCAATTGGCGGTACTCGTCGACCGGGGCCACCGCGAGCTGCCGGTACGCGCCGACTACGTCGGCAAGAACGTGCCGACGTCGCGAACCGAGAGTGTGCACGTCCTGCTGCGCGAGCACGACGACCGCGACGGAGTCGTCCTGGCACGGGACGAGGACTGA
- a CDS encoding DUF6065 family protein: protein MSDDRPARPLIGYITGDNAPQIIPAPITRAWMSAQSDADKGWPSRCLPMLIANQSGWELRNPCAFNATWVAQNDGIDVLIEPDQYAANQLLPASHFGNGILTWRLPLLFRTPPGYNLLVRGPANYPKDGVCALEGIVETDWASASFSMSWKLTRKMMPVRFDVDEPICMIVPQRRAELEEFGPELRSIAADEDLHRKHQLFLRERDAAKHAEQIARVAAGDRVEWQGDYTRGRHRDGEPGAPDHQTRRRLQAFVQPGDDQHR from the coding sequence GTGAGCGACGACAGGCCGGCCCGTCCACTGATCGGCTACATCACCGGCGACAACGCACCGCAGATCATTCCGGCACCGATCACCCGGGCGTGGATGTCGGCCCAGTCGGACGCGGACAAAGGCTGGCCGAGCCGATGCCTGCCGATGCTGATTGCCAACCAAAGTGGGTGGGAGTTACGCAACCCGTGCGCGTTCAACGCCACCTGGGTAGCGCAAAACGACGGCATCGACGTGCTGATCGAACCCGATCAATACGCGGCAAACCAGCTACTGCCCGCCAGCCACTTCGGCAACGGCATCCTCACCTGGCGTCTGCCGCTGCTATTTCGCACTCCCCCGGGCTACAACCTGCTGGTCCGCGGCCCGGCAAACTATCCCAAGGACGGCGTGTGCGCCCTGGAGGGCATCGTCGAAACCGACTGGGCAAGCGCGAGTTTCAGCATGAGCTGGAAACTCACCCGGAAAATGATGCCGGTGCGCTTCGACGTGGACGAGCCGATCTGCATGATCGTCCCGCAGCGGCGCGCCGAACTGGAAGAGTTCGGCCCCGAACTGCGTAGCATCGCCGCCGACGAAGATCTGCACCGCAAACATCAACTCTTCCTTCGCGAACGTGACGCGGCAAAGCACGCCGAACAGATCGCGCGGGTGGCCGCCGGGGACCGAGTGGAGTGGCAAGGCGACTACACCCGGGGCAGACACCGAGACGGCGAGCCCGGCGCACCGGATCACCAGACCCGCCGCCGCCTGCAAGCATTCGTGCAGCCCGGGGACGACCAGCACCGATAA
- a CDS encoding GNAT family N-acetyltransferase — MVAYPPDRIAGPRLVLRLPTLQDAGPLFQRVARDRAVTKYLLWSPHPDVATTRRVIAEKLNATDQERTWAIELQHSGEVIGLTSCRRPVPESVEIGYCMGRKWWGKGLMSEVLTMLLAALESDAHVSRVWATCSVDNDRSARLLERAGFVLEKRLPRHAVYPNLGAEPQDSLLYAKTLR; from the coding sequence ATGGTCGCCTACCCGCCTGATCGGATCGCCGGCCCCCGGCTGGTACTGCGACTGCCCACCCTGCAGGACGCAGGTCCGCTGTTCCAGCGGGTCGCTCGTGATCGCGCGGTGACGAAATATCTGCTGTGGTCCCCGCATCCGGATGTGGCGACGACCCGGCGGGTGATCGCCGAGAAACTCAACGCCACCGACCAGGAGCGCACCTGGGCGATCGAACTGCAGCACAGCGGCGAGGTCATCGGGCTGACCAGCTGCCGGCGGCCGGTACCGGAATCGGTCGAAATCGGTTACTGCATGGGCCGCAAATGGTGGGGCAAGGGCTTGATGTCCGAGGTGTTGACGATGCTGCTGGCCGCGCTGGAATCCGACGCCCACGTGTCGCGCGTCTGGGCGACCTGCAGTGTCGACAACGATCGGTCGGCGCGGCTGCTGGAGCGCGCCGGATTCGTGCTCGAGAAACGACTGCCCCGCCATGCCGTGTATCCCAACCTGGGCGCCGAGCCCCAAGACAGCCTGCTCTACGCCAAAACATTGCGCTGA
- a CDS encoding cellulose-binding domain-containing protein has protein sequence MAGLSKCVKRGRTALHVAVTAVTALTVGVLGLAITPVAHAAAATATLSVEHAWQTGFIAHFTVTNMTMAPLTDWRIEFDLPAGEGISHTWNSSLTQSGTHFILGPANWNRSIAPGGSATGGFRGVLSGAFSPPANCVLNRQYPCG, from the coding sequence ATGGCCGGACTGAGCAAATGCGTGAAGCGCGGGCGCACAGCGCTTCACGTCGCCGTGACGGCCGTGACGGCATTGACGGTGGGCGTCCTTGGGCTGGCCATCACCCCGGTCGCTCACGCCGCTGCCGCCACGGCGACGTTGTCGGTCGAACATGCGTGGCAGACTGGGTTCATCGCGCACTTCACCGTCACTAATATGACTATGGCGCCGCTCACGGACTGGCGGATCGAGTTCGACCTCCCTGCGGGAGAAGGCATTTCACACACCTGGAACAGCAGCCTCACTCAGTCCGGCACGCATTTTATCCTCGGCCCCGCCAACTGGAATCGCAGCATTGCGCCGGGCGGTTCGGCAACGGGCGGTTTCAGAGGAGTGCTGAGTGGTGCCTTCTCACCGCCGGCAAATTGTGTTCTCAACAGGCAATATCCGTGCGGCTAG
- the carA gene encoding glutamine-hydrolyzing carbamoyl-phosphate synthase small subunit: protein MTTGALLVLEDGSVFAGRPFGRIGETLGEAVFSTGMSGYQETLTDPSYHRQIVIATAPQIGNTGWNAEDAESRGDKIWVAGYAIRDPSPRPSSWRATGTLEDELIRQGIVGIAGIDTRAVVRHLRSRGSMKAGVFSGAALADPAELVERVRNQPSMLGADLAGEVSTPDAYIVEPEVSQRFTVAALDLGIKTNTPRNFSRRGVRSHVLPAWASFEHIAEIKPDGVFLSNGPGDPATADHTVALTRQVLDAGIPLFGICFGNQILGRALGLATYKMVFGHRGINIPVMDHATGRVAVTAQNHGFALEGEAGQRFDTPFGEAVVSHTCANDGVVEGVKLTSGRAFSVQYHPEAAAGPHDAEYLFDQFIDLMAAQQSARGR, encoded by the coding sequence GTGACCACCGGGGCTCTGCTGGTACTCGAAGACGGGAGCGTCTTCGCGGGCCGGCCATTCGGCAGGATCGGCGAAACCCTCGGCGAGGCAGTGTTCTCCACCGGGATGTCGGGCTACCAGGAGACGCTGACCGACCCCAGTTATCACCGCCAGATCGTGATCGCCACCGCACCGCAGATCGGCAATACGGGCTGGAACGCCGAGGATGCTGAAAGCCGCGGCGACAAGATCTGGGTGGCCGGTTACGCGATCCGCGACCCGTCGCCGCGGCCCTCCAGCTGGCGGGCCACCGGGACGCTCGAGGATGAGCTGATCCGCCAGGGCATCGTGGGGATCGCCGGTATCGACACCCGCGCCGTGGTGCGGCATCTGCGCAGCCGCGGCTCGATGAAGGCCGGGGTGTTCTCCGGTGCCGCGCTCGCCGACCCGGCCGAGCTGGTGGAGCGGGTGCGCAACCAGCCGTCGATGCTGGGCGCCGATCTCGCCGGCGAAGTCAGCACCCCGGACGCCTACATTGTGGAACCCGAAGTGTCGCAACGTTTTACGGTTGCCGCGCTGGATTTGGGGATCAAGACGAACACGCCGCGCAACTTTTCCCGCCGCGGGGTCCGCAGCCACGTGCTGCCGGCGTGGGCGTCCTTCGAGCACATCGCCGAGATCAAGCCGGACGGCGTGTTCTTGTCTAACGGGCCCGGCGACCCGGCCACCGCGGACCACACAGTCGCGCTGACCCGCCAGGTGCTCGACGCCGGAATCCCGTTGTTCGGCATCTGCTTCGGCAATCAAATCCTGGGCCGGGCGCTGGGCCTGGCCACTTACAAGATGGTCTTCGGCCACCGCGGCATCAACATCCCGGTGATGGACCACGCCACCGGACGAGTCGCCGTGACGGCCCAGAACCACGGCTTCGCGCTGGAAGGGGAGGCCGGCCAGCGGTTCGACACCCCGTTCGGCGAGGCGGTCGTCAGCCACACCTGCGCCAACGACGGAGTCGTCGAGGGCGTCAAACTCACCAGTGGGCGCGCATTCTCGGTGCAATACCATCCGGAGGCCGCGGCCGGCCCGCACGATGCCGAATATCTGTTCGACCAGTTCATCGACCTGATGGCTGCCCAACAAAGCGCAAGGGGCCGCTAG
- a CDS encoding GMC family oxidoreductase N-terminal domain-containing protein, with amino-acid sequence MRAALRGVYDFVVCGSGSSGSVIARRLAENPFVHVLLLEAGSADNVPAVVDPRAWPTNIGSDRDWCYIGEPEPHLNGRHLPMAMGKVLGGGSSINAMVWSRGHARDWDLFAYESGDPAWNSRSVWDIYRRIEDWHGDPDPAYRGTGGEVFVQPAPNPHPVALAMLQGAKALGFPHYENANGRMMESARGVAIGDLRVCGGRRLSIFRSYTYPYLDRSNLTVLPEALVHRVIVDKHRARGVEIVYRGRKHVVLADSEVVLSLGAINTPKVLMLSGIGDRDELGKVDIEVVHHLPGVGRNLQDHTAFDCVWEYPDDALPLRNNGSEVVVFEQIDPSSDTPDIFIWQAEAPLSTPENTVKYGLPPHGWTMFSAIAHPRSRGRIRLSSNDSTAPALIHTNALAERTDVDAALACIALSREIGNSAELRPHVKREVMPGNLSGKELESFARDATRTFWHQCGTAKMGRDEMSVVDSELKVRGIDNLRVADASIMPRITTANIMAPCVIIGERAADLLRSTHRI; translated from the coding sequence CTGCGCGCTGCGCTGCGCGGCGTTTACGACTTTGTGGTGTGTGGATCAGGCTCTTCCGGATCGGTGATCGCGCGCAGACTCGCCGAAAACCCCTTCGTGCATGTTCTTTTACTCGAGGCGGGCAGCGCGGACAACGTGCCAGCCGTCGTGGACCCCCGCGCCTGGCCGACGAACATCGGGAGCGACCGGGACTGGTGCTATATCGGCGAGCCGGAACCTCACCTGAATGGCCGTCACCTACCGATGGCGATGGGAAAGGTGCTCGGCGGCGGGTCCAGTATCAATGCGATGGTGTGGTCACGCGGGCACGCCCGCGACTGGGACTTGTTCGCCTACGAGTCCGGCGACCCTGCGTGGAACTCTCGCTCTGTGTGGGACATCTATCGACGGATCGAGGACTGGCACGGGGATCCCGATCCGGCGTACCGCGGCACCGGCGGCGAGGTGTTTGTCCAGCCTGCGCCCAACCCCCATCCAGTCGCGCTGGCGATGCTGCAGGGTGCGAAAGCTCTTGGTTTTCCGCATTACGAGAACGCGAATGGCCGCATGATGGAGTCGGCCCGCGGCGTGGCCATCGGCGATTTGCGGGTATGCGGTGGAAGACGGTTGTCGATCTTCCGGAGCTATACCTACCCCTACCTGGATCGTTCGAACTTAACGGTCCTTCCCGAGGCACTGGTCCACCGCGTGATCGTCGACAAGCATCGCGCTCGCGGCGTCGAAATCGTTTACCGCGGACGAAAACACGTGGTATTAGCGGATTCGGAAGTCGTGCTCTCGCTCGGTGCGATCAACACGCCGAAGGTCCTCATGCTCTCCGGGATTGGCGACCGCGACGAACTCGGCAAGGTCGACATCGAGGTCGTACATCACCTGCCCGGGGTGGGCCGAAACCTGCAAGATCACACTGCGTTCGACTGTGTCTGGGAATACCCCGATGATGCTCTGCCGCTGCGCAACAACGGTTCAGAGGTGGTGGTCTTCGAGCAGATCGATCCCTCGAGCGATACCCCGGACATCTTCATCTGGCAAGCGGAGGCGCCGCTGTCGACACCCGAAAACACCGTCAAGTACGGGCTGCCGCCACATGGGTGGACGATGTTCTCCGCGATTGCCCATCCCCGCAGCCGCGGGCGAATACGGTTGTCCAGCAACGACTCAACCGCTCCGGCGCTCATCCACACTAATGCGCTGGCCGAGCGTACAGATGTCGACGCGGCGTTGGCCTGTATCGCCCTTTCGCGAGAGATCGGGAACTCGGCCGAACTGAGGCCGCACGTCAAACGTGAGGTGATGCCGGGCAACCTGTCTGGAAAAGAGCTGGAATCGTTCGCCCGCGACGCGACGCGAACTTTTTGGCACCAGTGCGGTACGGCCAAGATGGGGCGCGACGAGATGTCGGTGGTTGACTCCGAGCTCAAGGTCCGTGGCATCGACAACCTCCGTGTCGCCGATGCCTCGATCATGCCCCGGATCACGACCGCGAACATCATGGCGCCCTGCGTGATCATCGGTGAGCGGGCCGCCGATCTGTTGCGTTCCACGCACCGAATCTGA
- a CDS encoding aspartate carbamoyltransferase catalytic subunit: MMARHLLTAGDLSRDDATAILDDADRFAQALVGREIKKLPTLRGRTVVTMFYENSTRTRVSFEVAGKWMSADVVNVSASGSSVGKGESLRDTALTLHAAGADALVIRHPASGAAHLLADWTRDHEAGPSVINAGDGTHEHPTQALLDALTIRQRLGGIEGRRIVIVGDILHSRVARSNVTLLATLGAEVVLVAPPTLLPVGVDGWPATVSYDFDAELPAADAVLMLRVQAERMNGGFFPSVREYSVRYGLSDRRQAMLPAHAVVLHPGPMVRGMEIASSVADSSQSAVLQQVSNGVHVRMAVLFHVLVGTESDGTDGKEGAS; this comes from the coding sequence CTGATGGCCAGACATCTGCTGACCGCCGGGGACCTCAGCCGTGACGACGCCACGGCGATCCTCGACGATGCCGACCGGTTCGCCCAGGCCCTGGTCGGCCGCGAAATCAAGAAGCTGCCGACGCTGCGCGGGCGCACCGTGGTCACGATGTTCTACGAGAACTCCACGCGCACCCGGGTGTCGTTCGAGGTGGCCGGGAAATGGATGAGCGCCGACGTGGTCAACGTCAGCGCCTCGGGATCCTCAGTGGGCAAGGGTGAATCGCTGCGCGACACCGCGCTGACGTTGCACGCGGCCGGCGCCGACGCGCTGGTCATTCGGCACCCGGCCTCCGGTGCCGCGCACCTGCTGGCCGACTGGACACGCGATCACGAGGCCGGCCCGTCGGTGATCAACGCCGGTGACGGCACCCATGAACACCCGACCCAGGCGCTGCTGGACGCACTGACCATCCGCCAGCGGCTCGGCGGCATCGAAGGCCGCCGCATCGTGATCGTGGGAGACATCCTGCACAGCCGGGTCGCCCGCTCCAACGTGACTCTGCTGGCCACGCTGGGCGCCGAGGTGGTGCTGGTGGCGCCGCCGACGCTGTTGCCGGTCGGCGTGGACGGCTGGCCCGCCACCGTCTCCTATGACTTCGACGCCGAACTGCCCGCCGCCGACGCCGTGCTGATGTTGCGGGTGCAGGCCGAGCGGATGAACGGCGGGTTCTTCCCGTCGGTACGCGAATACTCGGTGCGCTACGGGCTTTCCGACCGTCGCCAGGCAATGTTGCCGGCACATGCCGTGGTGCTGCACCCGGGCCCGATGGTGCGCGGCATGGAAATCGCGTCATCGGTGGCGGATTCCTCGCAATCCGCTGTGCTGCAACAGGTCTCCAACGGAGTGCACGTGCGGATGGCCGTGCTGTTCCACGTCCTGGTCGGAACGGAATCGGACGGGACAGACGGGAAAGAGGGGGCCTCGTGA
- a CDS encoding helix-turn-helix domain-containing protein: MTSGDKPGLRHRELPDEPRHRRWTSGRGVLDGAFRILQALPDTGRSHQHTQLARITGIPRSSVYRLLAQLEAVGAVERLNDGRYVAAPLLAEIARGSDPHAAVREKGLQMMQALRSRTGATISLVVPQRQGYIALEVLPGQVPLATPIYSGIEMPGASAGALVFDPSAAPQRVAPVNGWAYDDARVYSGLTCYASAIRVDGRTEAALQISTPVETPSNRFANLIRRAADEVARQLSA, encoded by the coding sequence GTGACCAGCGGGGACAAACCGGGTTTGCGGCATCGCGAGCTGCCCGACGAACCACGGCACCGGCGCTGGACGAGCGGACGCGGCGTGTTGGACGGCGCCTTCCGGATTTTGCAGGCCCTCCCGGATACCGGACGAAGCCATCAACACACCCAACTCGCACGCATCACGGGGATCCCCCGATCATCGGTCTACCGCTTGCTTGCGCAGTTGGAAGCGGTCGGCGCGGTGGAACGGCTCAACGATGGACGATACGTAGCGGCGCCGCTGCTCGCAGAAATCGCGCGCGGCTCCGACCCCCATGCCGCCGTTCGGGAAAAGGGGCTGCAGATGATGCAGGCCTTACGCTCCAGGACGGGCGCAACAATTTCACTGGTCGTCCCGCAGCGACAGGGCTATATCGCTCTCGAAGTCTTACCGGGGCAAGTGCCGTTGGCGACGCCCATCTATTCCGGTATCGAGATGCCGGGGGCATCCGCCGGGGCCCTCGTCTTCGATCCCAGTGCCGCACCGCAGCGAGTCGCGCCCGTGAACGGGTGGGCTTATGACGACGCCCGGGTGTACTCGGGACTGACCTGCTACGCATCAGCGATTCGTGTCGACGGGCGCACCGAAGCGGCGCTGCAGATCTCCACACCCGTCGAAACACCGTCGAACCGATTCGCCAACCTGATTCGGCGCGCCGCGGACGAAGTCGCCAGGCAACTCTCGGCGTAA
- a CDS encoding PH-like domain-containing protein produces MNSGTLVGSLIFAAVLVVAIAVVIQVMMLGWRRRAERQQELIGTLPPVPDEVGMATTTLRGVYVGSTMAPERNERVTAGDLGYRSKAVLSRYPEGILLERVRANPIWIPQSAITEVRTERVMAGKVAARSGILAIRWRLPSGVEIDTGFRAGNRDNYDGWLEDAA; encoded by the coding sequence ATGAATTCGGGAACGCTGGTGGGGTCGCTGATCTTCGCGGCCGTGCTGGTGGTGGCGATCGCGGTGGTCATCCAGGTGATGATGCTCGGCTGGCGCCGCCGCGCCGAGCGCCAGCAGGAGCTGATCGGCACCCTGCCCCCGGTACCCGACGAGGTCGGCATGGCGACCACGACGCTGCGCGGCGTGTATGTCGGGTCAACGATGGCGCCGGAACGCAACGAGCGCGTGACGGCCGGTGACCTCGGCTATCGCAGCAAGGCCGTGCTGAGTCGCTACCCCGAAGGGATCCTGCTGGAACGCGTGCGGGCCAACCCGATCTGGATTCCGCAAAGCGCGATCACCGAGGTGCGGACCGAGCGCGTCATGGCCGGAAAGGTCGCGGCCCGCAGTGGGATACTGGCCATCCGATGGCGGCTCCCATCCGGCGTCGAGATCGACACCGGATTTCGGGCAGGCAACCGCGACAACTACGACGGCTGGCTGGAGGACGCCGCGTGA